The following proteins come from a genomic window of Miscanthus floridulus cultivar M001 chromosome 2, ASM1932011v1, whole genome shotgun sequence:
- the LOC136527852 gene encoding expansin-B3-like: MATTFSSKALAFAALFSLLVTYGSCARPVSFNASDFTADPNWEAARATWYGAPTGAGPDDDGGACGFKNVNLPPFSAMTSCGSEPLFKDGKGCGSCYQIRCQNHAACSGNPETVIITDMNYYPVAKYHFDLSGTAFGAMAKPGRSDELRHAGIIDIQFKRVPCNYPGQKVTFHVEEGSNSVYLAVLVEFEDGDGDVVQVDLMEANSGYWTPMRESWGSIWRLDSNHRLQGPFSLRITNESGRTLVANQVIPANWVPSTYYRSIIQY, encoded by the exons ATGGCAACGACCTTCTCTTCCAAGGCTCTTGCATTTGCAGCACTCTTCTCCCTCCTAGTCACGTATGGCTCCTGCGCTCGGCCTGTAAGTTTCAACGCCTCCGACTTCACCGCCGACCCTAACTGGGAGGCCGCCAGGGCCACCTGGTATGGGGCACCTACTGGCGCCGGTCCTGACGACGACG GTGGTGCCTGCGGGTTCAAGAACGTGAACCTGCCTCCGTTCTCAGCCATGACGTCCTGTGGCAGCGAGCCACTGTTCAAGGACGGCAAGGGCTGCGGCTCATGCTACCAG ATCCGATGCCAAAACCACGCCGCATGCTCCGGCAACCCGGAGACGGTGATCATCACCGACATGAACTACTATCCGGTCGCCAAGTACCACTTCGACCTCAGCGGCACGGCGTTCGGCGCCATGGCTAAGCCTGGCCGCAGCGATGAGCTCCGCCACGCCGGCATCATCGACATCCAGTTCAAGAG AGTGCCCTGCAATTACCCTGGGCAGAAGGTGACTTTCCACGTTGAGGAGGGGTCCAACTCCGTCTACCTCGCGGTGCTCGTCGAGTTTGAAGATGGCGACGGCGACGTAGTGCAGGTGGACCTGATGGAGGCCAACTCCGGCTACTGGACGCCGATGCGCGAGTCCTGGGGATCCATCTGGAGGCTCGACTCTAACCACCGGCTGCAGGGGCCCTTCTCGCTGCGCATCACAAACGAGTCCGGCAGGACGCTGGTGGCCAATCAGGTCATCCCGGCCAACTGGGTGCCCAGCACCTACTACCGCTCCATTATCCAGTATTAA